The Cyanobacteria bacterium GSL.Bin1 nucleotide sequence GGGGGGCAGAAACAAGCAGTAATACCACTAAACACATTCGATAAGAAATCTGATTCAATCTTCTCAAGGAAGTGTCGAGTTGAGGCAAATGAGAGCGTTGTAAAAGCTGTAGGCTTTGAGGTAAGGGTGCAGTGAGGATTAGCAGCTCGCTGTCATACGTGCTGCCATCCTCTGCCGTCACTGTCCAACCCGCAGCATCACCATTCAAATTCACCACTTTGGTGCTGGTCTGAACATCAAGATTGGAAGCCAGATATTTGGCAATCTTCCGGATACCGTTAACCCCCCAATATTGTTTAACGTCAGTGGCACCGGACCGGAGTTCAATGAGTTCTAACTTCCGCCATTGGTCAAGCCAGGACTGAAATTCTGGGCTTTTTGCGCTCAGAAATTGTACCCCATAGTCACAGATTAAGCTTTCTGAGAAAGGATCTTGCTCTGAAATTTGATCAGATTTCCCTTTTGCCAACGAGGGAGGATTCATCCGACGGGTTGCCAAACGTCCGCCAATGCCTCTCCCTTTATCCAACACTTTGACCGTAAACCCCTGTGATTGCAGGTGAGTTGCTGCCACTAAACCCGTCAATCCCCCTCCAATGACCAAACAGTCCTTTCTCAAGTTGTTCTGCATGACACTCTTCTTCTCCGTGACGGATTAAGTAAGCCCAGTTCCTAATCTCCCTAAAACTCTAATTGTAAATCAGACATCAGTTGAGCAATGGTTTGTGGATTACCCTTGCGATAATAGCCCCCGTTCAGTTCTGCCATTTGTTGAAGCACATTGGGATTAAATTCCCCTTCCTTGCCATAACCCACAGTAAAGAAGGCAATCCGACGATCCGAGGAGAAATTATTTTGTTCTAATTGTTGAGTAAGGTTTTGGAGAGAAACTTGTGAGTTGGAATCTTCACCATCAGTCAAAATTAAGACAGCATTAATAGCCTCTTCCCGATAGTTTGTCTCTAACCAATTGCGAGCTTGTAACGCCGCATCGTACAATCGTGTTCCGCCATCGGCACGCAGGTTAGCAATAAACTGCATTCCCCGTTGTCGTCCTTCAGCCGTTCCATCTACTAGCACCGGTTCCTGAATTCTAAAGTCAAAATCGATTAAAGTAATTTTTTCTTTGGGACCTAGGTTTTCGATATAGGTGCGTAACGTGCTTTGTACCGCCGGTAATTTTGACCCAGCCATTGACCCGGAAGAATCAACGACGACCACCACTTGCGACGGCTTTTTCGCGTAGTTTTGCCACGAAGTCAGCATCGCCTCGACCACTTCTGGAGAAGGCGGGCGTAAAGAATTGTAGGTGGCATTAGGATCAACGCCGTATTCCTGAGAAAATTTATTTCCTAACGCGACTCCCGGTACCCCTGGACGTAATCCAAGATCAGTCGCGATCACCTGAATCTCCTCAGAACGGAGAAACTCAATCACTTGCTCAGCGGCTGCTTGTTCTTGCTCATTGACCCAGGGCGCTTGCGGTAGAATGGCGCGTAAGTTGGAGGTAAACGTCGCTTTTGGATATACCGCTTCATAGCGGGTGGTATTGTTCGGGTTACTATTGGCTGCAATGACCAGAGATTCATAAACCGAAGCAATAGAGGCCCAAAACACACCATTGGCAACCATATCTTCCGCTAAACTGGCGGTGGAGGCGCCATAACGGGTGATTTTGCTTTCAATTTCTCGCACTTGATCTTGATAAGTTTGGACATCAGCAACGGTCATTTGTTCCGGGGCTTTCCCGGAAACGCTGGCAAATTCGGCAACCAGAGTTTGTAAACCGGAATTAGAACGAGTCGGGGCAGTATGAACAAAGTTAATGGGTAAAGAGGGGCTATTTGACCCCAGTTGCTGATGATTATCGAATTTGACAAGGGTTTGGAATAAGTCTTCTTGTTGGCGTAAGTCGGGGGCTAACTCCGCTGTTGTCATAAAAACCATCGGGCTATTGGCAAGCAACGGTGCATCTGGAATATTTGGAATATAGTTTTGTCCGGGAAAAATTTGTTCAACCCGATATCGTAACTGAGCATGATAGATTTCTCCATCAACGGAAATTAAGGTGGGAAACTGAGGATCCGATGCGGAGAGACTCCCTGCATTGAGTTGTTGAGTAAGCGTCACAACTTCAGAAACAACATCACCGCTACCTTTAGTGTCACAAGTCAAATAAAAGCGTTCACCGGTTTCGAGTTTGGGGTTTTGTTGATTCAACCGTTCTGCTGCGCGATCGCAGAACATTTTTAAATCACTGCCCGCAAGAAATTTCACTTCAACCCCTTGCTGATTACCATTAGTGCTCGGCGCATTATTCAGCTGACAGCCGGTGAAGAGAAAGGGACTCCCCATTGTTATTAACACAGTAAAATTTCGGATAAGATCACTCATGATTTCAAACTTGTTCCGAGAAGATTGAGCCATTTCAATCATACTGCCATTCATTTTGGGTGGGAAGGATGAGTTAGGTCATTAAGGAATCCAACAGCCTTGAAGCGGTTGGCGTGTCAATATGATATAAATGATACAAATCGCTTTTAGCGCCATCTGAGCCATGTACCCAGATCAAGATGAAGTTCGTCGCTTAATCGACTTAATGCCAGCTTCGGGACGGATGTACACCAAAATTATTCCCAAGCCCCAGCAATCGCGCCTCATTGAAGCGCCTTTCCCTTTTCCTTGGCAGCAAGGCGCGCGACCCATTTACATTAATTTTGACCTGTGGACGGATCTCTTGCGAGGAGAACGAGATCTGGCATTACTACGTGCTGTTTGTTGGCTAACCGGAATTAAATGGTTTAAACCGGATTTGTACCAAGGGGTGGTTGTTGCGGGATTGATCGGTGCTGGCGTAGAAGCCGGG carries:
- a CDS encoding extracellular solute-binding protein, whose amino-acid sequence is MGSPFLFTGCQLNNAPSTNGNQQGVEVKFLAGSDLKMFCDRAAERLNQQNPKLETGERFYLTCDTKGSGDVVSEVVTLTQQLNAGSLSASDPQFPTLISVDGEIYHAQLRYRVEQIFPGQNYIPNIPDAPLLANSPMVFMTTAELAPDLRQQEDLFQTLVKFDNHQQLGSNSPSLPINFVHTAPTRSNSGLQTLVAEFASVSGKAPEQMTVADVQTYQDQVREIESKITRYGASTASLAEDMVANGVFWASIASVYESLVIAANSNPNNTTRYEAVYPKATFTSNLRAILPQAPWVNEQEQAAAEQVIEFLRSEEIQVIATDLGLRPGVPGVALGNKFSQEYGVDPNATYNSLRPPSPEVVEAMLTSWQNYAKKPSQVVVVVDSSGSMAGSKLPAVQSTLRTYIENLGPKEKITLIDFDFRIQEPVLVDGTAEGRQRGMQFIANLRADGGTRLYDAALQARNWLETNYREEAINAVLILTDGEDSNSQVSLQNLTQQLEQNNFSSDRRIAFFTVGYGKEGEFNPNVLQQMAELNGGYYRKGNPQTIAQLMSDLQLEF
- a CDS encoding NAD(P)-binding protein, which encodes MQNNLRKDCLVIGGGLTGLVAATHLQSQGFTVKVLDKGRGIGGRLATRRMNPPSLAKGKSDQISEQDPFSESLICDYGVQFLSAKSPEFQSWLDQWRKLELIELRSGATDVKQYWGVNGIRKIAKYLASNLDVQTSTKVVNLNGDAAGWTVTAEDGSTYDSELLILTAPLPQSLQLLQRSHLPQLDTSLRRLNQISYRMCLVVLLLVSAPLPFEQGSYYHIQGEKLDSMICNSQKTLASQYYTVTLQGTAEFSQEYQDNERRHLGAQELIAAAREHLGKAHILDDQVHFWRYSTPLAQFDAPFLSPPEFIQASLPSLYLAGDAFASKYELASSAESAFLSGLEVAQSICRAGNRFDDHS
- a CDS encoding DUF3318 domain-containing protein, whose protein sequence is MYPDQDEVRRLIDLMPASGRMYTKIIPKPQQSRLIEAPFPFPWQQGARPIYINFDLWTDLLRGERDLALLRAVCWLTGIKWFKPDLYQGVVVAGLIGAGVEAGQGDAIGLLVSGGLAVLAGSQIWRKTRSVQTELDADEAAIRVAQRRGYDAEEAAQALLSSIEKIAEIEARSSLSFSELVRMQNLRKLAGRSAVGVPEGVKKEF